A region from the Algoriphagus machipongonensis genome encodes:
- a CDS encoding NADP-dependent malic enzyme: MAIKIRKEDALNYHQQGTPGKIEVIPTKPLSSQMDLALAYSPGVAEPCKEIASNPENAYKYTAKANLVGVISNGSAVLGLGNIGAAASKPVMEGKGVLFKKFAGIDVFDIEIDEKDPKKLIQTIKSLEPTFGGINLEDIKAPECFEIEKTLKREMNIPVMHDDQHGTAIISGAALLNALEIVGKDISEIQLVVNGAGAAAISCTRFYVSLGIKRENIVLCDIDGILREDRADLDEIRKEFATSRDLNSLSDAMKGADVFLGLSAGNVVSQEQLRLMAPNPIVFALANPDPEITYDLAVAAREDLIMATGRSDHPNQVNNVLGFPYIFRGALDVRATSINEEMKLAAAHAIAKLAKEPVPDIVNKAYGESKLGFGKLYLIPKPLDPRLITTIAPAVAKAAMDSGIAKNPVKDWDAYELELQERIGIDQRLMSVVIARAKKDPKRVVFAEADNRKILKAAQMIRDEKIANPILLGNKERILTLIEENSLDLQNVTIIDPMEETKMLSQFTEILYKKRQRKGMTPGDASRLVTQRNYFGAMMVETGLADAFISGLTRDYPKTILPSLHTIGVKPGTKRVAGMYIMNTDKGPYFFADATVNLNPTAEELVEIIGLTADAVKFFNIEPRIAVLSYSNFGSAKGDIAEKMAKATALAKERYPDLIIEGEMQANVALNEEIQKEVYPFSALTNKKTNTLIFPDLSSGNIAYKLLAELGSSEAIGPILLGMNKPVHILQLGSSIREIVNMVAVAVVDAQSTDLP; encoded by the coding sequence ATGGCAATTAAAATCCGCAAAGAGGACGCGCTCAATTACCACCAACAAGGAACACCCGGTAAAATTGAGGTAATACCCACAAAACCTCTTTCGAGTCAAATGGATTTGGCTCTCGCCTATTCGCCGGGAGTGGCAGAACCATGCAAAGAAATTGCATCAAATCCCGAAAACGCATATAAATACACCGCAAAGGCCAATCTGGTAGGAGTAATCTCCAATGGATCAGCAGTTCTTGGACTAGGTAATATTGGAGCTGCAGCCTCCAAGCCTGTGATGGAAGGGAAAGGCGTTTTATTCAAGAAATTTGCCGGTATTGATGTTTTCGATATTGAAATAGACGAAAAAGATCCAAAAAAACTTATCCAGACTATTAAGTCCTTGGAGCCTACTTTTGGAGGTATAAACCTGGAAGATATCAAGGCTCCAGAATGCTTTGAAATCGAGAAAACCCTAAAACGGGAAATGAATATACCTGTCATGCATGATGATCAGCATGGCACGGCCATTATTTCTGGAGCAGCCTTATTAAACGCTCTTGAAATCGTAGGTAAAGACATTTCTGAAATTCAGCTTGTAGTCAACGGTGCTGGAGCTGCAGCTATTTCCTGTACTCGGTTTTATGTATCTCTAGGAATCAAAAGAGAGAACATAGTTTTATGTGACATCGACGGCATTCTAAGAGAAGACCGTGCAGATTTAGATGAAATAAGAAAAGAATTCGCTACTTCAAGAGATCTTAATAGCTTGAGCGATGCGATGAAAGGTGCTGATGTTTTCTTGGGTCTTTCTGCAGGTAATGTAGTAAGCCAGGAGCAGCTCAGATTGATGGCACCTAACCCTATTGTTTTTGCTTTGGCAAATCCTGACCCTGAAATCACTTATGACCTAGCGGTTGCTGCTAGAGAAGATTTGATCATGGCTACAGGTAGATCTGACCATCCCAATCAGGTGAATAATGTTTTAGGATTTCCTTACATTTTCCGTGGAGCTTTGGACGTAAGAGCTACTTCTATTAATGAAGAAATGAAGCTTGCTGCTGCCCATGCAATTGCAAAATTGGCAAAAGAGCCAGTTCCAGATATTGTTAATAAGGCCTATGGAGAGAGTAAACTTGGATTTGGTAAACTTTATCTAATTCCAAAACCACTAGACCCAAGGTTGATCACGACCATTGCGCCCGCGGTGGCGAAAGCAGCCATGGACTCAGGAATAGCCAAAAACCCGGTTAAAGATTGGGATGCTTACGAATTAGAACTTCAAGAAAGAATCGGTATCGATCAGCGTTTGATGTCAGTGGTGATAGCAAGAGCGAAGAAAGATCCAAAGCGTGTGGTATTTGCTGAAGCGGATAATAGAAAAATACTCAAAGCGGCACAGATGATTCGCGATGAGAAAATTGCAAATCCGATCTTACTTGGTAATAAGGAGAGAATCCTAACACTTATTGAAGAGAATTCTTTAGACCTTCAAAATGTCACCATCATCGACCCAATGGAGGAAACGAAGATGCTTTCTCAGTTTACAGAAATTCTTTATAAAAAGCGTCAGCGAAAAGGTATGACACCTGGAGATGCCAGCAGATTGGTTACCCAGCGAAATTACTTTGGAGCTATGATGGTGGAAACTGGCTTGGCAGACGCATTTATTTCAGGTTTGACAAGGGATTATCCTAAAACAATCCTGCCTTCCTTACATACGATTGGGGTAAAACCAGGCACAAAGAGAGTAGCGGGTATGTATATCATGAATACCGATAAGGGCCCTTACTTCTTCGCCGATGCTACGGTTAATTTAAACCCAACCGCAGAAGAGTTGGTCGAAATTATTGGGTTGACTGCTGATGCAGTGAAGTTCTTCAATATCGAACCAAGAATCGCTGTTCTTTCTTACTCTAATTTTGGTTCTGCCAAGGGAGATATCGCAGAAAAAATGGCCAAAGCCACTGCACTCGCTAAAGAAAGATACCCAGATTTGATCATTGAAGGTGAAATGCAGGCTAATGTCGCTCTGAATGAAGAAATTCAAAAAGAGGTTTACCCATTCTCTGCATTGACCAATAAAAAAACCAATACACTTATCTTCCCAGATTTAAGTTCTGGTAACATAGCTTATAAATTACTTGCTGAGTTAGGAAGCTCAGAAGCTATTGGGCCAATTCTTTTAGGCATGAACAAACCGGTACATATTCTTCAATTAGGTAGTTCTATACGTGAAATTGTCAATATGGTGGCTGTTGCCGTTGTTGATGCTCAATCCACTGACTTACCATGA
- the ruvA gene encoding Holliday junction branch migration protein RuvA, whose product MIDYLHGKLVFKDPTYVLIDVGGIGYHVKISLQTYSQIKDEEQIKLLTYLHIKEDAHTLYGFKNADEKRLFLLLISINGVGPNTGLMILSSLSTEEIEQSILSGDVATIQHVKGIGAKTAQRIILELKDKVGKATDSSSGDSQVGFLNAHNNLREEALKALITLGFPKTAAEKNIRAVLKKTTGEISLEELIKASLKTP is encoded by the coding sequence ATGATAGATTATTTACACGGGAAACTCGTTTTTAAAGACCCCACTTATGTACTAATTGATGTAGGAGGAATTGGCTACCATGTCAAAATCTCCCTACAGACTTATAGCCAAATCAAGGATGAGGAGCAAATCAAGCTCCTCACCTACCTTCATATTAAAGAGGATGCTCATACACTCTATGGCTTTAAGAATGCTGATGAGAAAAGACTTTTTTTATTGTTGATTTCCATCAATGGGGTAGGTCCAAATACTGGATTAATGATCCTCTCCTCTTTAAGTACTGAGGAAATAGAACAATCCATTCTTTCGGGAGATGTGGCTACTATTCAGCATGTTAAAGGAATAGGTGCAAAGACAGCCCAACGAATCATTCTGGAATTAAAGGATAAAGTTGGAAAAGCTACTGATTCCAGTTCGGGAGATTCTCAAGTTGGATTTTTAAATGCACACAATAATCTACGTGAGGAAGCGTTAAAGGCATTAATCACGTTGGGATTCCCAAAAACTGCTGCTGAAAAAAACATCAGGGCTGTTTTGAAAAAAACCACGGGAGAAATTTCTTTAGAAGAATTAATTAAAGCATCTTTAAAGACACCATAA